GGCCGTTGCGTTGGCGTTGAAAGCCACCAAGTTGAACAAATACGCGGTAGCCGGCGAGAGTCCGCTGATCATCGCGGATGTGGTCGACGCAGAATATGTGTTAATGAGCACAGGCTGCCCGTTCTCAAGTTCATACAGATTGTATCCGGTCGCGCCGCTAGCGGCTGTCCAGTTCAAAGAGATCTGTGTTGTGGACGAGGCGGTGCCGGTGAAGCTATCTGGTGCCGTCACCGCTCCGGCAGTCGTGGCGCTGATCCATGGCGTGGCGGCCGTTGTGTTGGCGTTGAAAGCCACCAGGTTGAACACGTAGGCCGTGGCCGGCGAAAGTCCGCTGATTGTCGCCGAGTTCGCCGACGCCGAAAGCGTATTGATCAAAACCGGCTGCCCATTCTCGAGTTGGTACAAGTAATACCCCGTCGCACCATTGGCCGCAGTCCAATTCAGATTCAGTTGCGTCGTCGAAGTCGCGGTGCCGGTGAAGCTGTCGGGCGCCGTCACACCTCCCGCAGTGGTGGCGCCAACCCAAGGTGTCGCGGCTGTCGCGTTGGCATTGAAGGCCACCAAATTGAATTGATACGTCGTGACGGGCGAAAGACCAATGATCGACGCCGAGGTCGTGCTGGAAGAATAGGTGTTGATCAGAATTGCTTGCCCATTTTCAAGTTCGTACAAATGGTAGCCTGTCGCACCGCTGGCCGGCGTCCAGTTCAAATTCAGTTGCGTCGTCGATACCGCGGCGCCGGCGAAGCTATCCGGGGCAGTCACGCCTCCCCCCGTAGTGGCGCTAACCCAGGGCGTGGCAACGGTCGCGGCGGAATTGAAGGCCACCAGATTAAACAAGTACGTCGAGGCGGGATTCAGCCCGCTGATGGATGTCGTAGTAACCGACGCGCCAAATGTGTTTATGTTAACTGGCTGTCCATTCTCCAACTCGTAGAGCGTATATCCGGTTGCGCCGCTGGCGACCGTCCAATTCAGGCCTATTTGCGTCGACGAAATCGCGTTACTCGTAAAACTGTCGGGCGCCGTGATCCCGAGGGGAACGGTTGTGCTGATCCAGGGCGTACCGGCCGTGGCATTGGAATTGAACGCCACCAGGTTGAAGGCGTATGTCTTGCCGGGCGTCAGCCCATTGAGCGTCGCCGAAGTCACCGACGACGAATAAGTGTTAAGCAGAACCGGCTGTCCGTTTTCAAGCTCGTAGAGGCTAAGGCCGGTGCCACCAGCCGCCGCCGTCCAATTCAAGCTGATTTGTGTCGTCGAAGTCGCCGTGGCGGTAAACCCGTCGGGCGCCGACACACCGCCGGACGTGGTTGCGCCGATCCACGGTGTGGCCGCCACCACGGTACCGTTCGAGGCGACCAGATTGAATTGATACGCCGACGCAGGCGCAAGTCCGCTAATCGTTGCCGAGGTGGTCGATGCGGTATAGGTATTAATCAGGACGGGCTGCCTGTTCACGAGTTCGTACAGACTGTAACTCGTGGCGCCATTGGCTGCCGTCCAGTTCAGGCTGATCTGGGTTGTCGATAATGCGGTGCCTGCAAAGCTGTCGGGCGCCGAAACGATACTGTCCGTGGTGCCGCTGATCCATGGCGTAGCCGCCGACGTGCTGTCGTTGAAGGCCACCAAGTTGAATTGGTACGTCGAGGCGGGCGAAAGGAACCCGACCGTTGCTGACGTGGTTGACGCGGGATAAGTATTGATTAGTACCGGATGCCCATTCTCCAATTCATACAGGCTGTATCCTGTGGCGCCGCTTGAAGCGGTCCAGGTGAATCCAATTTGATTCGTCGATACGGCCGTGGCTGTTGTATCGAGCGGAACCGACACCGCGCCGGGGGTCACTCCGTAAATCCACGGTGTGGCCGCCGATGTACTGTCGTTGATGGCCACCAGGTTGAATGCGTACGTGGTGCTCGGCGAGAGTCCGCTGATCGTCGCCCAGGTGGTCGTCGGCGAATACGTGTTGAGAAGCACCGGCTGCCCATTCTCCAGTTCATACAAGCTATAACCAGTGGCGCCGGCAGATGGCGTCCAGCTCAAGCCCATCTCGGTGTTCGACATCGCGGTGGCAATGGGATACCCGGGCGCTGACACGCCTCCGGCAGTGGCCGCACCTGTCCACGGCGTCGCGGCCGAAGTACTGTTGTTAAAGGCCACCAGGTTAAACTGGTAGGCGGTGGCAGGCGAAAGCCCGCTTACCGTGGCCGACGTCGTTGTGGGAGAGTATGTATTAATCAGAACCGGTTGCCCATTTTCCAATCCGTACAGGCTGTATCCGTTGATGTTGCTAGAAGCGGTCCAGGTCAAGCCGATCTGAGTGCCCGAAATTGCACTTGCCGTCAGATCGCCAGGTGCCGCCAAGCCCCCATCGGTGGCTGCGCTAATCCACGACGTCGCGGCCGCTTCGCTATTGCTAAAGGCCACCAGGTTGAATTGGTAAGCGGTTGCCGGCGCCAGCCCGTTGATCGCGGCCGAGGTTGTCGACGACGAATAGGTATTGAGTAGAACCGGCAGGCCTTTTTCCATCTCGTACAGGCTATATCCGGTTGCGCCGCCCGATGCCGTCCACGTCAGCGAGATCTGCGTCGGCGAAACAGCGCCCCCCGTAAAGCTGCCGGGCGCCGACATAGCGACTAAATCGTCGCTAGTAGCTGCGCCAGGCACTACTAAACCAGACGCGCTTTGTTGCAATTGCGCGGCGGACATGCCCACGATGCCCGGCGGGTCAATCGAACCACTGGCGTTCGGAGCAGTCAGCCCGGCAGCCGAAAACATATGCCGCGGCTCGAATTCTTCGAATCTCAAGCGGCGCTTCGGATGATGCCTGGCAGCCGCACGCTTTGACCAAAAGAGGCGTTTCATAGGCTCAGCGATCTATGAAGAGAATGCGTCTGGAAATCAGAAAAGGGGCCGCAACGGCGCGCCGTCAAGGCTCGGTGTCGGCGTTGATTTTCGTAAACGATGCCGACTGAACGCAGACTAAACACGGTGCGGCATTCCTGTGATGAATCCTGCAATGGAAATGAACAACCATCGACGTCACCGCCGTAGGCGATCGAACTGAAGAAAGTGGCGATAGAGAAGTGCTTTGAGCGGCGAGGGAATCCCTGCGTCGCCCAAAAATTGGTGGTCAGCGCACCGCCGTCCCGCTTTGAACTCTGCACCCGAAATCGCCCGATGTGTCGAGACGTCCGGCTTGACATGGCCACTGCATTCAGCAGCGCGGATGCAAGCGGTGGTTCAGTCTCGTTGGGACGTGCATTTGTCGCGGCGGCGTTGCGCGGCGCATGGAATATCATCTTCCTATCGACGAGGCAATACCGAGATGATCTCGGACTGCCGCGAGTCACCGTAAAGGGAATGAGCACGAATCTACCCGGCCGGTGCATTCCCTTTGACGCGTTGACGTTAGAAGTGCGAACCACTATTGACATTCGCCGCGAAATGGCAATAATCACTACTTGATCAACTTAATGATCATTCGACGAATTGTTCGGGGGAGCATCTTCGCTTTTCGCAACCAAGCGTAGCTGACTGGAGCATCCGGAGGCACACGCGGTCTTCTCACAAGGAAGCAGCATGTCATGTCTCAATCGTTCGGTCCTTTTCAAGCTCTTGTTGGCAGCTCGTCGCTACCTTCTGTGGGCAGCTCATCGCCCTCATACTCGCTGTCCCCATTGTCGCCTGATGCCTGGCTAGGCGCTTTGTCGTCCTCGCGCTGGTAGTTTGTTCAATTAGTGTTATTGCGCAAGTTGCCTTAAGTCTGTGCGTGATTGTATTCCAGAAAGGCCGTTCATGGTCGCTCGTTTGTCGTTTGCCGCATCGACTCTGTTGATACTATGTGTCGCGTTCTCACGCGCGTTGTGGGCCGAAACGCCATCCACAGACAACGCGGCGGCCGAAGAGTTCTTCGAGAAGAAGATCCGGCCCCTGCTTGTCGACAATTGCTACAACTGCCATTCGGCCAGCACCAATTCTCAAGGAGGTCTGCGCGCCGACGATCGCAACGGTCTCCTAGTCGGCGGTGATCGCGGTCCGGCGATCGTACCGGGTGATCCGGAAAACAGCGTGCTAATTCGCGCCGTCAGTCACACCGACGGCGATCTGAAAATGCCCCCCAAGAAACGGCTTTCAACCGATCAGGTGGCCGACCTGACGCAGTGGGTCAAAGATGGCGCCCTGTGGCCGGGTTCGCGCGTCCAGGTGCCGATCGGCGAGCCGAATCCCGAATACGATTCCTTGCGCAAATCGCATTGGTCGTGGCAGCCGATTCGCGCGCCGCACGTCCCGGTGGCAAGCGATCCGGATTGGGGCAACAGTCCCATTGATGTCCTCCTCTACGAGCAACTCACGGCGCATGGCCTAAGGCCTGTCGCCGAAGCCGACAAGAAAACACTTATCCGCCGCCTGACGTTTGACCTCACGGGTTTACCGCCGACGCCCCAGGAGATCGATGCCTTCTTGTGGGACGCGGCGAGCGATGCCTACGAGCGGCTCGTCGATCGACTGTTGGCGTCGCATGCTTTCGGCGAGCATTGGGGACGGCATTGGTTGGACGTGGCTCGCTACGGCGAATCGACTGGCTCATCTCGCAATTTGCCGTACCCTCACGCCTGGCGTTATCGCGACTACGTGATCGATGCCCTCCACAAAGACAAGGCCTACGATCAATTCGTGCGCGAGCAAATCGCCGGGGATCTTCTGCCGGCCGACTCGGCTACGCAGCGTGACGAACAACTCACCGCGACCGGCTTTTTGGCTCTCGGAGTCAAGGATGTCAATCAACGCTACAAAGTTCGCTTCGTGATGGACAATATTGATGAGCAGATCGATACCGTAAGTCGCGCCGTGCTCGGGCTGACGGCCAGTTGTGCTCGTTGCCATGACCATAAGTTCGATCCGATTCCCACAGAGGACTACTACGCCCTGGCTGGCATCTTTCATAGTAGCGATCTATGCTCCGGCTTGCGCAACAAGATGGGGGGCGGAGGACTGGACTATTACGATTCTCAGATGCTGCTGCCACTCGGTCCGGAACGAGCACCTGACCCCGAGGTGCTAATAAAAATCGACACCGCTAAGAGTGCTGTCGCCGCGGCCCGCGAAGAGTTCGAGGCACTGCGCGGCAGTCCGGCCGGAGACGAGCCAGGCCCCAATGGCCGTCCGAAGCGTGCCATGGCCCGGCAGAAACTGCGCAAATTACAACTCGAATTGAGTGCCCTCACCGATCCGGCCGCCAATGGTCGTCCACTAGCGCTAGGCATTCGCGATGCCAAGACCATCGGCGACACCGAGATCCGCGTCCGCGGCGAAGCCGAAAAGCTTGGTCCCGCAGTGCCGAGAGGGTTTCTCAGCCTGCTTGCCGTTCCCGGTGTACCGGGAATAGATCCCCTGCACAGCGGCCGCCTGGAGTTGGCATATTGGTTGACCAGTCCGCAGAATCCGCTGACACCGCGCGTGTTCGTCAACCGTGTTTGGAATCATCTCTTCGGCCAAGGCTTGGTAAAGAGTGTCGACAACTTTGGTGTGACGGGCGACGCGCCATCGCACCCCGAGTTGCTTGATCTGCTGGCGGCGCGATTTATCGCTGATGGTTGGTCCACCAAAAAGCTCGTACGTGCGATCGTCCTGACCCATACCTATCGACTGAGCAGCGATGAGCTGCCAGGCAACATGGCCGTTGATCCCAGTGCCCGATTCGTGTGGCGGCACAATCCGCGACGACTCGGCGCCGAAGAGATCCGCGATGCCCTGTTGGCCATGGGCGGCAAGCTGGATTTGGTGCCCCCCACCGGTTCGCCTGCCCAAGACCTCCCAGTGACCGAGTTGCGCAACAATGGCCCCGAGGCACGAAAACTTGCCAGTATCGTGGCCGCAAATGTGGGACGCAGCATCTATCTTCCTTTGCTGCGCGATCTAACACCTACGGCTCTTGCCGCCTTCGACTTCGCCGAGCAAGGCATGGTCACCGGGCATCGTGATACGACCACTGTGGCGCCGCAAGCACTGTACCTGCTGAACGATCCCTTCGTGTTGCGCCAATCGCTGAACCTCGCCGAGCGATTGCTCCGTCGCGACGATCTCGATGATACGTCGCGCGTTGATTGGGCTTATCGCTTCACGCTCGGTCGTGGGGCTACGACCGAAGAAATCGAACGGACCAAGGCCTACCTCATGGACTACGAGAACGTGGCCAAGGACTTGTTTTCACCAACCCCCGCACCGGCCGCGCCCGATGCCAATACTGTCGCAGTAGCGGCCAAGCCGGCGCCGGCCAATCCCGATGAAGCGGACCAAACCGACGAACCTGTGATTGCCGAGAAGGTTCAAGCCACGAACCCTAGAGCATCCGCCTGGGCAAGTTTTTGCCAGGCGCTCTTTGGCTCGGCCGAATTCCGATATCTCAAGTAGAAAAGTAGTTAAGCCGCGCCGCGCATGACTTTGCACCGACTCAAGTATTCTTGCAGGATATACATGCCAAATATTCGCCTCTCCAAAATCGCAAGCGACGTTCCGCTCACGCGCCGCCGGGCTTTGCAAACCGCCAGCGCCGGCTTTGGTTATCTGGCACTTGCGGGCATGATGGGCAATCAGGGCACAAGTGCGGCTAGCGCGGCAACCAGCAAACCAAATGCCTTGGCGCCGTTAGCGCCCAAGCCGCCTCATTTTCCGGCCAAGGCCAAGCGGATCATATTCCTGTTTATGCAGGGAGCGATCTCGCAAATGGATACCTGGGAGTACAAGCCGCGGGTTCAGCAGGACGATGGTAAGGTTGGGCCCGGCGGCGGCACCGTCACCGGGTCGAAATTCAAGTTCGCGCAACATGGCCAGACCGGCACGTGGGTCTCGGAGCTTTATCCGCACCTGGCGAAGCACGTCGACGATTTATGCTTTGTGCGCGGATTGCACACCGACACGCCCGCTCACCCCGAAGCGGTCATGCAATTGCACACCGGTGCGGCGATCGTCTCTTTGACGCGCCCCTCGATGGGGGCTTGGCTGATGTACGGGCTGGGAACAGACAATCAGGACCTGCCGGGGTACATCACGATTAATCCGCCCCCCAATTTCGGTGGCGCTGCAAACTACGGCAGTGCGTTCCTGCCCGCCCACTTCCAAGGGACAAAGATCAACGATATGGGCTACCTGCCCAATTTGAAGCCGCAGGTCGCCACGTCTTTACAGCGCAAGCAAATCGATTTGATCCAAGCCATGAAT
The nucleotide sequence above comes from Pirellulales bacterium. Encoded proteins:
- a CDS encoding fibronectin type III domain-containing protein, which encodes MKRLFWSKRAAARHHPKRRLRFEEFEPRHMFSAAGLTAPNASGSIDPPGIVGMSAAQLQQSASGLVVPGAATSDDLVAMSAPGSFTGGAVSPTQISLTWTASGGATGYSLYEMEKGLPVLLNTYSSSTTSAAINGLAPATAYQFNLVAFSNSEAAATSWISAATDGGLAAPGDLTASAISGTQIGLTWTASSNINGYSLYGLENGQPVLINTYSPTTTSATVSGLSPATAYQFNLVAFNNSTSAATPWTGAATAGGVSAPGYPIATAMSNTEMGLSWTPSAGATGYSLYELENGQPVLLNTYSPTTTWATISGLSPSTTYAFNLVAINDSTSAATPWIYGVTPGAVSVPLDTTATAVSTNQIGFTWTASSGATGYSLYELENGHPVLINTYPASTTSATVGFLSPASTYQFNLVAFNDSTSAATPWISGTTDSIVSAPDSFAGTALSTTQISLNWTAANGATSYSLYELVNRQPVLINTYTASTTSATISGLAPASAYQFNLVASNGTVVAATPWIGATTSGGVSAPDGFTATATSTTQISLNWTAAAGGTGLSLYELENGQPVLLNTYSSSVTSATLNGLTPGKTYAFNLVAFNSNATAGTPWISTTVPLGITAPDSFTSNAISSTQIGLNWTVASGATGYTLYELENGQPVNINTFGASVTTTSISGLNPASTYLFNLVAFNSAATVATPWVSATTGGGVTAPDSFAGAAVSTTQLNLNWTPASGATGYHLYELENGQAILINTYSSSTTSASIIGLSPVTTYQFNLVAFNANATAATPWVGATTAGGVTAPDSFTGTATSTTQLNLNWTAANGATGYYLYQLENGQPVLINTLSASANSATISGLSPATAYVFNLVAFNANTTAATPWISATTAGAVTAPDSFTGTASSTTQISLNWTAASGATGYNLYELENGQPVLINTYSASTTSAMISGLSPATAYLFNLVAFNANATAATQWISVTTGGVVTAPDSFTGTASSATQIDLNWTAASGATGFNLYEIESGQPVLVGSYPASTTSASISGLMAATLYDFNLVAFNAYASAATPWISATTTS
- a CDS encoding PSD1 and planctomycete cytochrome C domain-containing protein; translated protein: MVARLSFAASTLLILCVAFSRALWAETPSTDNAAAEEFFEKKIRPLLVDNCYNCHSASTNSQGGLRADDRNGLLVGGDRGPAIVPGDPENSVLIRAVSHTDGDLKMPPKKRLSTDQVADLTQWVKDGALWPGSRVQVPIGEPNPEYDSLRKSHWSWQPIRAPHVPVASDPDWGNSPIDVLLYEQLTAHGLRPVAEADKKTLIRRLTFDLTGLPPTPQEIDAFLWDAASDAYERLVDRLLASHAFGEHWGRHWLDVARYGESTGSSRNLPYPHAWRYRDYVIDALHKDKAYDQFVREQIAGDLLPADSATQRDEQLTATGFLALGVKDVNQRYKVRFVMDNIDEQIDTVSRAVLGLTASCARCHDHKFDPIPTEDYYALAGIFHSSDLCSGLRNKMGGGGLDYYDSQMLLPLGPERAPDPEVLIKIDTAKSAVAAAREEFEALRGSPAGDEPGPNGRPKRAMARQKLRKLQLELSALTDPAANGRPLALGIRDAKTIGDTEIRVRGEAEKLGPAVPRGFLSLLAVPGVPGIDPLHSGRLELAYWLTSPQNPLTPRVFVNRVWNHLFGQGLVKSVDNFGVTGDAPSHPELLDLLAARFIADGWSTKKLVRAIVLTHTYRLSSDELPGNMAVDPSARFVWRHNPRRLGAEEIRDALLAMGGKLDLVPPTGSPAQDLPVTELRNNGPEARKLASIVAANVGRSIYLPLLRDLTPTALAAFDFAEQGMVTGHRDTTTVAPQALYLLNDPFVLRQSLNLAERLLRRDDLDDTSRVDWAYRFTLGRGATTEEIERTKAYLMDYENVAKDLFSPTPAPAAPDANTVAVAAKPAPANPDEADQTDEPVIAEKVQATNPRASAWASFCQALFGSAEFRYLK
- a CDS encoding DUF1501 domain-containing protein — protein: MPNIRLSKIASDVPLTRRRALQTASAGFGYLALAGMMGNQGTSAASAATSKPNALAPLAPKPPHFPAKAKRIIFLFMQGAISQMDTWEYKPRVQQDDGKVGPGGGTVTGSKFKFAQHGQTGTWVSELYPHLAKHVDDLCFVRGLHTDTPAHPEAVMQLHTGAAIVSLTRPSMGAWLMYGLGTDNQDLPGYITINPPPNFGGAANYGSAFLPAHFQGTKINDMGYLPNLKPQVATSLQRKQIDLIQAMNRDLARTPGAPDELDGVIQSYELAFKMQGKVPELLDLSQEPQHILDEYGVKPGAAGSFARQCLMARRLSEAGVRFVEICQPGWDHHNNLHKGLINNCAATDQPTAALLNDLQRRGLLDETLVLFGSEFGRMSTAQGADGRDHNITGYPMWLAGAGVKRGFSYGATDEFGIHATEGRMHTNDLHATLLALMGLDHEQLTYRYAGRDFRLTDVAGNVAWDIFA